The Mugil cephalus isolate CIBA_MC_2020 chromosome 8, CIBA_Mcephalus_1.1, whole genome shotgun sequence genome segment GATACTATTTTATTAAACCTACGTTATTTTATGACTTGTGAACAATGATCTTTATCCGACAGCTCAGGTCttactacatttcccatgatgaCTAGCGCGGCCTCTGGGCTAAACAGATTTGCAGCCCGTGCAAGAAACATCCGGGTCTCTCAGGTTCCTTTCTGGCGACCCGTCGCCATTAGAGCAAGCTCCTTGTTACGGATATATTTTTTGGTTAAACTCGTTAAGTTGTCACGTTTTCCAGTCTTTGGGAAACATTTCCCGCCTCGTTAAGGGCATATTGTTTTCCCTAACGAGAAAAGGTCCTAAATTTTGGGGGTCTTGGCCCCGCGTGGCGAGATTTCGTCCTCCCTTCCAGCAGCCTGCATAACTTGAGACGCCGAAATCGTGTCTCTTATTTTTCTCgggtttgttttattgtcaagATGTCGCCGTGATGGGGTCTCCGCGTTTGACAGAAATGAATCAGGGCCTTCGTCGCCTGACCCGCACTCATTGCAGCCCGTTTTCCTCCTCCGTTTTTCTGTTTGATGCTAGAGAGCTCGGCGGCTCTCTGCCCGGAGCTCGGCCTCAGCACCGCTCACCGCACGGTAACAAACATGGAGAAAAACCccaacagcagcaccagcaccaaGGTTCCGCCTCGTTCCAGCTCCACAGGGCCCACACCGGGCGAATCTAAACCCAAAACAGGTGACGACCCCGcactaaataacacaaatatggCTGGAGGTCGCTAAAACGATGCAGTTAAGGAGTAATTGACTTGTGGCCTGTTGGGGCCTAGCAGTACTGCTGAGTGTTATCTGGTTGGTCTGACGTCGCTGTCAAAACAGTTGACCCACCAACTGCAGCTACTATTTGGTATTTGCACACAACAATGCACCTTAGTCTGTAGTTATGCACGACTTTTGACACGTGTAGATACAGATGCTTAATGGTAGTTAACACAATAACTACAccataaataaactttattccCAGTTATTTACTTACAGTGATGgcaatatttgaatgttttcaagatgtttaatgtgaataaattactgtgaataaattactgtaatgtatatatatatatatatatatatatatatatatataaattttgtTAATCTTTGTAGAAATACTTTGCATTGAAAAATACACATACTTTCCAAAATATTTGGGTGAAAATGAAAGCATGCTATCTTACCAGTCCTGCACGAACCGCACCCCCCACCCCTATCTGACTGTATCTATGTTCGAGTTATGTTGAAACGGTGAAAAAATAGTTTCATAAAAATTCAACAGTATGTTAATTTTATGTATGTGGTATGTGGTGGTGCTGCTTTTTTAACCCAGCCTGTTGCCTAAAATAGAGTTGCCAAGAAATTTGAAACATGTGGGTCTTAACTTCATACAGTTTACAGTacaaatattattataaagtgctgcctttaaaattaaaacacagtggaaaaaacaACTGTGCAATAGTGTTGCTTAACTTCATGAGttaggatttagtgcaggaatgTTATATTAGGATGCTTTGGTTTTTCGTAGAGTACATAATGTACtcgcaagtgagtgtatgtattTGTTATGGTATGTGGAAATTGTTCCGGGCTTTAAATAATAGAGCGAAGCCCATGTTGAGGGcagaaaatacaacacacactTTGAGCTGTTAACTTGAATTAAATGGAATAtaattttgacaaaataagatGTGGTCTAAAAGTTCTAGTTTTGTAGTtcaaataaaattagttttgatACATAAGAAACCAGCTTCAGaactactttatttattatgaatcAGATAAATACAATGTTGGAGTAACTGTTTCTATATTCATGCACCTAatgtgttaataatttaaatttcagaaaacaagaataaTGGGGGCTCCAAGCGCTACAGCCGCAAGCGTGAGCCCTCCTTTCCTAAAGCCGACAGTTTCCCTGGCACCCGCCGCACCAATTCACAGAAAAGCAAGAATTTTGACAAGAGACCCCCTCAGAGAGGTGGAGGACGACAATATGGAGTTACAGGTGGAGGACGACGTGAGGAGGTTGGTGTTGTTAATGGGTTAACTGTATTTACCTTGTTTGGAATAATGTGAGCAATCAAGGGTAATATGGCAGAAATTAATTCTCCAAATAAATCTGATAAACTATCCTCCAGGTAGCAGAGACGCGCCGGGCCGAGTTTAGCCCGGCTCAATTTGCTGGACCGAAAAAAATAAGCCTGAACCACCTGCTGAACTTCACCTTTGAACCACGTGGAGGCAACGGTGGCTTCGGAGACGGAGGCCACTCCTGTTGGGGCCGCCGAAACAAATGGGGCCACAAGCACAAGCCCTTTAACAAGGAGCTTTTTCTGCAGGCCAAGTAAGCACCTTGCATAAAGTAAATCTTTTTAAAGTCTGAGGCAGAGCATGCGAGAGTcatcctgtttttgtgtgtgtcagttgtCAGTTTGTGGTGACTGATGACCAGGACTACAAGGCTCACTTCACTGATCCAGACACTCTGGTCAACTGGGACTGTGTGCAGCAAGTGGTGAGTATAAATCAGGAAGAGtccaaacactttttcacaccactgtatgtgtCAAACATTAAAGCACGTAATGACACGTTATTTCTGTACTTCCACAGCGCATCTATAGCCATGAGGTGCCATCTTGTCCCATCTGCCTCTACCCTCCTCTGGCAGCGCGCATCACCCGGTGTGGACACATCTTCTGCTGGCCGTGCATGCTGCACTACCTGTCCCTCAGTGACAAGAGCTGGTCCAAGTGCCCCATCTGCTATGAGGCTGTGCATACAGCTGACTTGAAGAGGTAAATAAGAGGGAAATAAAATCTTTAgaaactttgaaataaaaataatcttgcAGGGGTTTTGACAGTGACTCTGTTGTTGCAGTGTGGTTGCTATGGAGACCAGGCAGTATGTGGCTGGTGATGTAATCACCATGCGCCTGATGCGGAGGGAGAAGGGGGCTCTGGTGGCGATGCCGAGCTCTCAGTGGGTGAAAGTGGAGGAGCCTGTTCGCTTTGGAGGTAAGAGGCGGAAGCAGGCATCTTTAATATATCTATCAGAAACTGTTGCACAACAACTAAAGCACTAAACAGGCAACAGTGACAAACATCATTAAACTTtgttgttaatgtgtgttttgtagatGCTTGTTTGAGCCCATACTCCAAGCTGCTGCTGACCTCCCCGGCGCAGGTCCTGAGCCTGGTGGCGGAGGAGAAAGCCGCCCTGCAGGCTGAGTTTAGCCAGGAAGAGGACGCTCAGGGCTGCTTCATTCAGAGCGCGCTTTGTCTGCTGCAGGTAAAACTATACGCCTCTTTTTAGAAACACATATTAAGGTAAATTTGGCTGTTTGGCAacgaataaaaacataaatgctgtgaatgaatgcatttaaatggAGTAAAAATACTTGAGACTTTCACATGTCTCAAGGTTGATTCTGAAACCTATTTCATCACAGAATGAAATCATACAGACTGATCATATAGGTGTTTATCTGTATGTCTTTGTGGTGTAGGAGCGAGAGGAAATGTtgctgaagcagcagaacgtGAGTGCAGATGGCCTTGATTTGTCGTCTCTGACTCTGAAAGAGAAGGAACCTCCTTCTCCTGTGGAGGAAGTGGTGACTAACATCAGCAGTGCCAAGGTGAGTCTGAAAGTGCACCTTTTTACACTCTTTGTTTGAGGTATTAGATCACGGATCAGGTTGTTTTACTTGCACATTGTTCCCTGTAATTGTAATTTCTACTTTCATATGATATGTTATACGTTTTATACGTGCTGTCACATCTTCCTTCTTCCCCTCTCAGCCTGTATTGCAGTACGCTTCAGCATTTGATGATGAGGTGGCAGAGCTCACAGAAGATGCAGCTTCTGAACTGCCAGACTTTCCTGAATCACATCTGGAGAGTGTGCTGGAGGAGCCTCCTGTAGCTCCGATGGACGAAATCCCAGAGCCTCAGCTTGATGAGGAGAAACCAGCCAGTCAGGCAGAGTCAGGCCGCCCATCAACCAGTCTGGTGCACGGCCCCTATTACTATTTCTACCAAGGTCAGTAATTCTCTCCTCTCAACAAAGAGCACATCTAAGGAAATTACTGCTGAAACATTTAGATTGGATAAACACTGATGGTTAAGTCTAGTAGAGGCAGGACATGGGATAAATCAGCTGGAAATTGATTTTTGTTTAGTGTTAAAATGGATATTTTAAAACTCAGTATCATACTATTTATACCTGAGCTTGGGATTAGAAACAATTTGACTACATTTTCATCTTCGTGCTAACTTCATAAAGACCTCCTTGTGATAGAGTAAACACAGATCCTTAGTTTCAGATGTGTCCTGTGTCTTTCCTGTCATATTTACGTTTCTGTGTTGACACATTTTACTTGAgcagtttttcctcctttctccttccagCTGACGACTGCCAGCAGATGTTCCTGCATCCTGTGAATGTGCGCTGTCTTTTGCGTGAATACGGCAGCTTGGAGGCCAGTCCAGACACCATCACCGCAACAGTGGTGGAGATAGTGGGACACACAGTCACTGAGGTCAGCAAACAAGGAACCACAAAAATGAGAAGTCATGCATTGAATTTTGTTATTCTTTGTAGTTGACTCTTTGAAGCCGTTCTTGTTTTGACTGATTTCTCTTGTTTGGTCTCGTCGCAGGACATCCGTCGTAGGCATCGCTATCTGGCTCATCTGCCGCTCACATGCGAGTTCAGCATCTGTGAGTTGGCTCTACAGCCACCAATCCTGTCCAAAGAAACTCTGGACACATTTGCAGGTTAGTGCACCTTAAACTCAGATCTCAGGAtgagcattttaaatgtttggcGTTTCATGGGTTTTTCTTATAAATTCTCCCTAAAACCTTTAGACGACTTGGAGAAAAGAAAGCGCCTGAGGCAGAAGAAGGCGAGGGATGAGAAGCGCAGAGAGAAGCGAATCGAAATTGAGGAGAACAAGAAGCAGGGTAAATGTAAGTATAGCTGAACGGTTATACTTACATTACTGAAGGGTTACTCTGTCACACAAGGTCCAGAATGAGATACATTTACACTAATTTGCCTTATCAGATCCTGAGGTGCATATTGGATTAGAGAACCTTCAGCATTTCCCAGCATTCGGCTCTCCGCCTCACAACAGCAGCCCCCCGATTCAACCTGACTTCACATTTgcccctccttcccccctcaGCAGCAGTCCTATCTCTGGTAAGACAAAACCTTAAATCTGCCTGTTACTACTCACGGACATTTGTTTACTCTGGCCAGCTCATGACAACTCCTTTCGCCTCCTTACGCTCTGTTtgtgcatgattttttttttttcttctccagatGGGATGAAATTTCCATGTCTGAATGTGCCGTCACCCACTGTTGGTAGTCTAGAGGACGATTCCCATTGCATGTCCTTTGCACAGGTGTGTATGGTAACAAtggtcttttcatttttcattaggGAAATGTGTGACATAACTTGACATGGTGTGAATCTGACTGTGTCCTGTGTAGATGCTAAGAGACGGGAAAGCCAGAGTTGATGCTGGGCCCAGGATCACTCCAAAGAAAGGTAGTGCATGACTGCAGATGTTGTGGTGGCTTGTAACACACAGTTTGGAGGTTTAAAACAGTAATTTGGAAAATTAGATGAGTAGAGTGTGACACTGAGCTCAGACTGCAGACGTTTTAGGACGTCTGCAGGACTTCAGTGTAGAGCTGGCTCAGTACAGAGGCTCAGCCCAGGTTATCTGACAAGGTGAAATACTAACAGATACCCTCTTAAACCTCCCAGACCACTTTCAGAGTGACTGTGGCTTCCCTTAACttaaaattaaacatattttacacaGTAACTGATAAGAGAGATAATCCACAGGGACAAGAAGCCACTGATAGTGCTGTCAAGGAATGGTAAACATTCCCGCCCTTAAAGCTAGCCAGCATGTTGCTGTTGGAAGGTATTAAAATCTCAGCTCCAGTGCTCCTTCAAGATTTACAGACTacgggggaaattactttgttaccgtagcttcgttgcacataaaagttaACAGTcgtaaaaaccacaagaaagctaaaataaaatgagattaaattaaagtaaaaaaacaaaaaagtattaTCTAGCAACACAGAATAACAACCGTCTTCTCAGCCgtttgactgtgtgtttttgtttttccatttcctgtaGAACCAGTTTGTGTATGTTATACAGTGTAACACCCCACGGGCTTCCTGAACTCATTATTGCGCCTTGTCCCATGCAGATAAGCTGCTAGCTCCCCCTGCAGCAGACAGCGATGGTGAGAGCGATGGGTCGGACCGGGTCCCTGTGCCCAGCTTTCAGAACTCCTTCAGCCAGGCTTTTGAGAAGGCACTTCTACAGCTGGACAATggtccagcttctcctccacaACCTGTGGTTGAACCAGGTCTGGAAgttagatgtttattttttctttgtgtgtgtgtattttttatttatttttttcatcacaaGCTTTTACTCAACATTGTTTGTTCTCTTTCAgatgaaaaaggaggaaagaagaaaaagaaaaagcagaaacttCTGTTCAGCACATCCATGGTTCACACAAAGTAGACAACACTGAAGTTCATTTAATCCCATTGTTTCTGGAATCTTCCCACTGCTTGTGTTTTACTCCCATGTAGACCTGTCTTGGAACTACAAGCTATTGAAATAGGTTTTAGTATGTAGCCAAAGTTCATGCTGCTTCAGACTTTGTTCCATTGGCTTTATCTACTGTTGGGTGTCTTccatcagtttaatttacattcattttttgGTATAGAAAAGGTCAAGGCTTTATATCATCCTCCTGCCACACTGAAAGCCTTATGGGTAATATTAAGTTCAGATGCTAAGTAAAGTGAGGAATATAACATCCTGCTGGTGCTATTGTGTGCTTCGAGTGTTTCATGACTTCCATACCTGATACCTGACTGAATCACAGTTTATGTATCATGACCACACATACAAGGAAAGTGAAACAGTTTCCACTGAGAATTGCTATCTATCTAGGACCCATGAGTAATGTGGAGAAGATAACTTGAGGGTGCTTTATACTAGAGTAGCAGTCAGCCAGCTGCAGGTACGTTGCACCTTTGAGTCTTCCCAGGATACTCGACATGCCCTTCCCTTTAGAACATACGGAAACAAatgtgtagatttttttttttcagtgtttatcaCATAATTTTAATTTGGGCCTGGAGAGGATACATTTGGGGGGTCTGCAGATCTCAAAGCTAGTATTTTGTAACACCAGCCTAACACATGATGTTCTAAAACCAAGAAGTGAAAACACAGTATTGTATAAAAGAGATTAGTTCTGGGGTTACAACAGAACTCTTGATATATTCTGCCTGGTTAAATCACAAATACGCACTTTCTTCTCCTTACGTTCCCCATCGATTTCACCTTCTGTTTACTAAGGTTTAACATTAACATACccagttttatttcagtgttgaaGAAATGTGTGAGGTTGCTGACATTTAACGAAATGCTTTTGAAACCATGAAAAGAAGTGgatttttgtttggtttgaggGTTCTTTTCTTTGATTCACCTTTAATTTTCAGCAAGTGTATGGACTAGTAAGCATAACTAGTCTGTTGTAATGAATAAACATATGCACAATCAACTGTCTGTTGCTGTTCATTATATCTGGTAAAGCCAGATTTGGtgcagtattttcttttatccACATGAGGGCAGTCAGGAAAAGCCCTCAGATCTGTATAGTACAATCATTGACTATTTATCAATGGAGTGCAGTCTATTGTATTGTAAAACCGTCCACGTGTTACTAAACCGTGATTGGTTAATGTCAGTTTAAGAGTTGACTTCGACTAAAAGCATAATGGTACCGAGGTACCCGAAATATCAGGGTTTCCTCATTCATATAAAACTTACCATGTTTATTTAGGCATATAAAGTGCCATTGAgttacatttgtgtgtttgttttacccGGTATGTATCTAGTTAATTGTTATGTGGCTGGGACGGATCAGACTTGCTCAATCACCttattcctttttcattttagtaTTAAGCTGGAGATTCATGAAGTTACCTAAATTAAGCTCAGCGTTATACCGGAAGTCGACGGGTTTTTCGTATAAGTAGCTTGTTTATGTTAACTACTCTCCAAAGATATGTTCCTGAGGTCAAAGATAACGAGTTCGTTTAAGCGTACATTTAGGTTTAAGTGACTACTGTCGTGTTTTATATTCACAGAcagtgatttgtgtttgtgttacggTGTAGTAACCGGAAGAGGTTGGTTGTGTTGTCTCTCTTGACTATCTCTGAGGCTGAGGCCAACCAGTCAGTCCAGCTCTAGTAGCCTGTCAACAACACTGCAACCTGAGACGGGATAGACAGACACTCATTTGGCTGCCCGACTAAACCAGCTAACTTAGCTGCCCTGCTAGCGTCTCTATCAACCAACTGTTACGTCTCTTAATTATTcctggatatttttgtttttgctgttctGAAGTTATTTCGACACGAGGGGAGAAAGAAAACCTGGATTTACCGCTTGGTAAGTTGTCTCCAGTCCGGACCAGGGACAGGTTCAGTCAGTGTTTCCATTTTGTTAGTTCTTGAGTTGTTAGCTCAGCGTTGCTAGCCAGCAAGCTGATCATACGTTTGTCCTTTTTCTCATTTGTAGTCCGTGGTAATTATTGAATAACTCCACGTTTGCCCTCAGTGCGCCATGCTTATTCAATGTATAGGTTTTTATTAATGAGTGTTAAATGgcatcccccttttttttctaagcaGGCCAGCTCAGGTCTTTAGTTAAACTGGACCCGGGCACTGTCCGTACAGGAAGAGATAACACTTGTTGCGAATCATGGACTGAGGTAGCTGTGACAAAAGAAACCAGTGGAGACTATGAGATTCACAAAAAGCAGCCATTGTTGTTAAATTGTAGATAAACCATTGGATATGATCAATGAGCTGCATTTGTTGTAGTTATATTCTTAGTGTGTGAGTGAAGGGGTGGACCTGCTGTATGTGGCACATGTACACATTAAATACTACTACTGTTTGATACTATTTCCATAGTAATATTCCTTAAATCTTCTGAATCATGCCATTGTTAATATTGTTAGATGTTTGGTCATGGACAGGCTTAGCTCTGCACGGAGTCTTTGttatttaaagctttgtttCGCACTATTTGAGAACTCACCTGAGTTATGACTTCTTCTTTTAGTTGTTAGTACATCAAATGACCCGATTTCCTCCGTAGAACTGGCTTAACCAGATTAAAGATTTAGTATCTTTTGCTAGTAGCAGTCAgagtcaaaacacaacaaacaatggCTGGCTTAACCTATGCCCTTGTGTCCTGTCTGCACTTCCTGCAAGAAATTGAAGAAATGTGTGGGACATTTTCTTAAAACTGGGTCCTGAATGTATTGGGGTTCAGTATATGTACCTGTTGCGCAAGCTAACATTCACAC includes the following:
- the rnf10 gene encoding RING finger protein 10 encodes the protein MLESSAALCPELGLSTAHRTVTNMEKNPNSSTSTKVPPRSSSTGPTPGESKPKTENKNNGGSKRYSRKREPSFPKADSFPGTRRTNSQKSKNFDKRPPQRGGGRQYGVTGGGRREEVAETRRAEFSPAQFAGPKKISLNHLLNFTFEPRGGNGGFGDGGHSCWGRRNKWGHKHKPFNKELFLQANCQFVVTDDQDYKAHFTDPDTLVNWDCVQQVRIYSHEVPSCPICLYPPLAARITRCGHIFCWPCMLHYLSLSDKSWSKCPICYEAVHTADLKSVVAMETRQYVAGDVITMRLMRREKGALVAMPSSQWVKVEEPVRFGDACLSPYSKLLLTSPAQVLSLVAEEKAALQAEFSQEEDAQGCFIQSALCLLQEREEMLLKQQNVSADGLDLSSLTLKEKEPPSPVEEVVTNISSAKPVLQYASAFDDEVAELTEDAASELPDFPESHLESVLEEPPVAPMDEIPEPQLDEEKPASQAESGRPSTSLVHGPYYYFYQADDCQQMFLHPVNVRCLLREYGSLEASPDTITATVVEIVGHTVTEDIRRRHRYLAHLPLTCEFSICELALQPPILSKETLDTFADDLEKRKRLRQKKARDEKRREKRIEIEENKKQGKYPEVHIGLENLQHFPAFGSPPHNSSPPIQPDFTFAPPSPLSSSPISDGMKFPCLNVPSPTVGSLEDDSHCMSFAQMLRDGKARVDAGPRITPKKDKLLAPPAADSDGESDGSDRVPVPSFQNSFSQAFEKALLQLDNGPASPPQPVVEPDEKGGKKKKKKQKLLFSTSMVHTK